A stretch of the Haloarcula ordinaria genome encodes the following:
- the fba gene encoding class II fructose-bisphosphate aldolase, whose product MPFKGGSELSDVYDDALEEGFGLVASNIAEPNTMMGLMEGASRVGSDLLLQMSNGACTFAGNGDPIAGLQAMGNYIDLIAEQYDIGVFLNMDHQTNLETIEKQVELDIPSSIMIDASHEPFEENVATSKEVVEMAEAGDGDILVEAELGQIKGVEDEIESEDAFYTDPEQAVEFVDRTGCDLLAISVGTQHGVAKGKDLELRPDLARDIREALNDHGLDTPLVLHGSSGVQPDQLQQMLQHGICKVNKDTRYQYEYTRTAFDLYNEAPTDIVPPTDVDGDRDTFFNDVDWSPNKDRFDPRVAGRQIRERIADVHADLAEMSGSAGHSRYA is encoded by the coding sequence ATGCCATTCAAGGGCGGTTCTGAGCTTTCGGACGTATACGACGACGCGCTCGAGGAGGGCTTCGGCCTGGTCGCGAGCAACATCGCGGAGCCGAACACGATGATGGGGCTGATGGAGGGCGCCTCGCGGGTCGGGTCCGACCTGCTCCTGCAGATGAGCAACGGTGCCTGCACGTTCGCCGGCAACGGCGACCCCATCGCGGGGCTGCAGGCGATGGGCAACTACATCGACCTCATCGCCGAGCAGTACGACATCGGGGTGTTCCTCAACATGGACCACCAGACGAACTTAGAGACCATCGAGAAGCAGGTCGAACTCGACATCCCCTCCTCCATCATGATCGACGCCTCCCACGAACCATTCGAGGAGAACGTCGCGACGAGCAAGGAGGTCGTCGAGATGGCCGAGGCGGGCGACGGCGACATCCTGGTCGAGGCCGAACTCGGCCAGATCAAGGGCGTCGAGGACGAGATCGAGTCCGAGGACGCCTTCTACACCGACCCCGAACAGGCCGTCGAGTTCGTCGACCGGACGGGCTGTGACCTGCTGGCCATCTCCGTGGGCACCCAGCACGGCGTCGCGAAGGGCAAGGACCTCGAACTCCGCCCCGACCTGGCACGGGACATCCGCGAGGCGCTGAACGACCACGGCCTGGACACGCCGCTGGTGTTGCACGGCTCCTCGGGCGTCCAGCCCGACCAGCTCCAGCAGATGCTCCAGCACGGCATCTGCAAGGTGAACAAGGACACGCGCTACCAGTACGAGTACACCCGCACCGCCTTCGACCTCTACAACGAGGCCCCGACGGACATCGTCCCCCCGACGGACGTCGACGGGGACCGGGACACCTTCTTCAACGACGTCGACTGGTCGCCCAACAAGGACCGCTTCGACCCGCGGGTCGCCGGGCGACAGATCCGCGAGCGCATCGCGGACGTCCACGCCGACCTGGCCGAGATGTCGGGCAGCGCCGGACATAGTCGGTACGCCTGA
- a CDS encoding DUF6757 family protein, whose amino-acid sequence MQCHYCDRDADVAVEKDGVKVGVCTDHFREQMAELEDADWIEELDEQLDIDRRE is encoded by the coding sequence ATGCAGTGTCACTACTGCGACCGTGATGCCGACGTCGCCGTCGAGAAAGACGGAGTCAAGGTCGGGGTCTGTACGGACCACTTCCGCGAGCAGATGGCCGAACTCGAGGACGCCGACTGGATCGAGGAGCTCGACGAGCAACTCGACATCGACCGTCGAGAGTAG
- a CDS encoding AI-2E family transporter gives MRESRRPVVLAVLLAGAVLLAMAMLSSVLATIFFAITVAYVLYPLSGWLVGMGLSKRVAAAVTTVVAFGAGTAIAVPLGAVVYLRRRDLFRFFQQLPDTLTFEVSGMAYTLEVNAALTSARVALTDAAVGLAGETPVLALKVVLFTILVYAILWRPTAPRGEIFRMVPPTYHDVLRRLHERLRATLYAIYVLQAATAFGTFLVAWVFFAVLGIPGAFALAVLAGILQFVPIVGPSIVVVAIGVAQAVTGDVVGGILVTVFGLVVIGFMPDAVIRPRLARYTTGMPTSLYFVGFVGGLLSLGAIGFIAGPVIIGLLVELLHLVTDEQSTTQQQQLS, from the coding sequence GTGCGCGAATCCCGACGACCAGTCGTGCTGGCGGTGTTGCTCGCCGGCGCGGTACTGCTGGCGATGGCGATGCTCTCGAGCGTGCTGGCGACCATCTTCTTCGCCATCACCGTCGCCTACGTCCTCTATCCGCTGTCGGGGTGGCTGGTCGGCATGGGCCTCTCGAAGCGAGTCGCGGCCGCGGTGACGACGGTCGTGGCCTTCGGCGCCGGAACGGCGATCGCCGTCCCGCTCGGGGCGGTGGTCTATCTGCGTCGCCGGGACCTGTTCCGATTCTTCCAGCAGTTGCCCGACACCCTGACGTTCGAGGTCAGCGGGATGGCCTACACCCTCGAAGTCAACGCCGCGCTGACCAGCGCCCGGGTCGCGCTGACCGACGCCGCCGTCGGCCTCGCGGGCGAGACGCCGGTGCTCGCGCTGAAGGTCGTCCTCTTTACCATCCTCGTCTACGCCATCCTCTGGCGGCCGACGGCGCCGCGCGGAGAGATATTCCGGATGGTCCCGCCGACGTACCACGACGTGTTGCGGCGGCTCCACGAGCGGTTGCGCGCGACGCTGTACGCCATCTACGTCCTGCAGGCGGCCACCGCCTTCGGGACCTTCCTCGTCGCCTGGGTGTTCTTCGCGGTGCTCGGCATCCCGGGCGCGTTCGCCCTGGCGGTGCTGGCGGGCATCCTCCAGTTCGTCCCCATCGTGGGCCCGAGTATCGTCGTCGTGGCTATCGGCGTCGCCCAGGCCGTCACCGGCGACGTGGTCGGCGGCATCCTGGTCACCGTCTTCGGGCTGGTCGTCATCGGGTTCATGCCGGACGCGGTCATCCGCCCGCGCCTGGCGCGATACACCACGGGGATGCCGACCAGTCTCTACTTCGTCGGGTTCGTCGGCGGGCTGCTCTCGCTCGGTGCCATCGGGTTCATCGCCGGCCCCGTCATCATCGGCCTGCTGGTGGAACTGCTCCACCTCGTCACCGACGAGCAGTCCACGACACAGCAACAGCAGCTCTCCTGA
- a CDS encoding MBL fold metallo-hydrolase encodes MEVQFLGGAGEIGRSAVLVDDRLLLDYGMASESPPQYPVGDVDPDAVVVSHGHLDHVGAVPALMGAGDLPPVHWTPPTRDLALTLAEDTLKLHGSTPRCPFTGTDVHRLTQASVPHGYGESFEAAGYEVTLYEAGHIPGSAHVLVDDGETRLLYSGDFHTGRQRLVDATTARPEADAVICESTYSDASHEDRDSVERRFVESLRQTVWQGGTVVVPAFAIGRTQEAMLVCAAHDVDCYVDGMGQRVTDTLVDHPEFLRDAEALRGARSNARYVDGRNGQRERIAQQNTVIITTSGMLNGGPAMTYVPAIRGHPTNTVALTGYQVQGTPGRELLETGRAEFDGRMLSVSATVELHDFSAHADREGLREFLAAYRDKEVLVNHGDRCGPFAATLREDGYDASAPELGETVQL; translated from the coding sequence ATGGAGGTCCAGTTCCTCGGCGGGGCCGGCGAAATCGGACGGAGTGCCGTCCTGGTCGACGACCGGTTGTTGCTCGACTACGGGATGGCCAGCGAGTCGCCGCCCCAGTACCCCGTCGGCGACGTCGACCCCGACGCGGTGGTCGTCAGCCACGGCCACCTCGACCACGTCGGGGCCGTCCCCGCGCTGATGGGCGCGGGTGACCTGCCGCCGGTCCACTGGACGCCGCCGACGCGCGACCTGGCGCTGACGCTCGCCGAGGACACGCTGAAACTGCACGGCTCGACGCCGCGCTGTCCGTTCACCGGGACGGACGTCCACCGACTCACCCAGGCGTCCGTGCCCCACGGCTACGGGGAGTCCTTCGAGGCCGCCGGCTACGAGGTGACACTGTACGAGGCCGGCCACATCCCCGGGAGCGCCCACGTCCTCGTGGACGACGGAGAGACGCGCCTTCTCTACTCCGGCGACTTCCACACCGGCCGCCAGCGACTCGTCGACGCGACGACGGCCCGCCCCGAAGCGGACGCCGTCATCTGCGAGTCGACGTACTCGGACGCGAGCCACGAGGACCGTGACAGCGTCGAACGGCGGTTCGTCGAGAGCCTGCGACAGACGGTGTGGCAGGGCGGGACCGTCGTCGTCCCCGCTTTCGCCATCGGCCGCACGCAAGAAGCGATGCTCGTCTGTGCCGCTCACGACGTGGACTGCTACGTCGACGGGATGGGCCAGCGGGTGACCGATACCCTGGTCGACCACCCCGAGTTCCTCCGGGACGCCGAGGCGCTGCGCGGTGCCCGGTCGAACGCGCGGTACGTCGACGGCCGGAACGGGCAGCGCGAGCGCATCGCCCAGCAGAACACCGTGATAATCACCACCTCCGGGATGCTCAACGGTGGCCCGGCGATGACGTACGTGCCCGCCATCCGCGGCCACCCGACGAATACGGTGGCGCTCACCGGCTACCAGGTCCAGGGAACCCCCGGTCGGGAACTGCTGGAGACCGGGCGCGCCGAGTTCGACGGGCGGATGCTGTCGGTGAGCGCGACGGTCGAACTCCACGACTTCTCCGCACACGCCGACCGCGAGGGGCTCCGCGAGTTTCTGGCGGCCTACCGCGACAAAGAAGTGCTGGTCAATCACGGCGACCGGTGTGGGCCGTTCGCGGCGACGCTCCGTGAGGACGGGTACGACGCGAGCGCGCCGGAGCTCGGCGAGACGGTCCAGCTGTAA
- a CDS encoding acyltransferase: MTKRHVSLPPIAEEGLRAFIDEVDERLSGPEETCDVVTDVLVDLHGDREAYERWQSGGDVSPAERVRLQGYDPCNTTLESEYYAEKDEEQFKHSKHLQWLWRQFDATPMADNVEFALRFRRMLADHLFAECGDHCRFFKNISVTYGHNIEVGDNVVVHDDVHLDDRGKLTIGDRVSISDDAHIYSHDHDAVDQTHVENYHTIIEDDARVTYDSMVRAGVRVGENAILAAKSIASKDVPAHHIAAGTPAKSIAVKDGWASVADPLEDANVDRREERHIPSELPDNLNQFDEFQRDLSPPDQ; the protein is encoded by the coding sequence ATGACCAAACGCCACGTGTCGCTCCCGCCCATCGCCGAGGAGGGTCTCCGGGCGTTCATCGACGAGGTCGACGAACGACTGTCGGGTCCCGAAGAGACCTGCGACGTGGTGACCGACGTCCTCGTGGACCTCCACGGCGACCGGGAGGCCTACGAGCGCTGGCAGTCCGGCGGCGACGTCTCGCCAGCCGAACGGGTCCGCCTGCAGGGGTACGACCCCTGCAACACGACCCTGGAGAGCGAGTACTACGCCGAGAAAGACGAGGAGCAGTTCAAACACTCCAAACACCTCCAGTGGCTCTGGCGACAGTTCGACGCGACGCCGATGGCCGACAACGTCGAGTTCGCCCTGCGCTTCCGACGGATGCTGGCCGACCACCTCTTCGCCGAGTGCGGGGACCACTGCCGTTTCTTCAAGAACATCAGCGTCACCTACGGCCACAACATCGAGGTCGGCGACAACGTCGTCGTCCACGACGACGTCCACCTGGACGACCGCGGGAAGCTGACCATCGGCGACCGCGTCTCCATCTCTGACGACGCCCACATCTACAGCCACGACCACGACGCCGTCGACCAGACACACGTCGAGAACTACCACACGATAATCGAGGACGACGCCCGCGTCACGTACGACTCGATGGTCCGTGCCGGCGTCCGCGTCGGCGAGAACGCCATCCTCGCGGCGAAGTCCATCGCGAGCAAGGACGTCCCCGCCCACCACATCGCCGCCGGGACGCCCGCGAAGTCCATCGCGGTCAAGGACGGCTGGGCGTCCGTCGCCGACCCGCTCGAGGACGCGAACGTCGACCGCCGGGAGGAGCGCCACATCCCCTCCGAGCTGCCCGACAACCTGAACCAGTTCGACGAGTTCCAGCGCGACCTCTCGCCGCCGGACCAGTAG
- a CDS encoding cupin domain-containing protein: MEKVRLSDLESRMGPADVKRPLSPALGAEHVSLNYYELAPGETFGLGYHRHSDQEELFYVQSGTATFETEDGDVTVAAGEAVRFAPGEWQLGRNAGEERVVALALGAPQTTGDTEMHRDCPECEERTRHSIELAGDRDALLTVCTTCGTETGRYT, encoded by the coding sequence ATGGAGAAAGTACGGCTCTCCGACCTCGAGTCACGCATGGGTCCCGCCGACGTCAAGCGCCCGCTCTCGCCGGCACTCGGTGCCGAGCACGTCTCGCTGAACTACTACGAACTCGCACCGGGTGAGACCTTCGGCCTGGGCTATCACCGTCATTCGGACCAGGAGGAGCTGTTCTACGTCCAGTCGGGGACCGCGACCTTCGAGACCGAGGACGGCGACGTGACCGTCGCGGCGGGTGAGGCGGTTCGATTCGCGCCCGGCGAGTGGCAACTGGGTCGTAACGCCGGCGAGGAACGCGTCGTCGCGCTGGCCCTGGGCGCGCCACAGACCACGGGCGACACGGAGATGCACCGCGACTGTCCCGAGTGCGAGGAGCGCACCCGCCACTCGATTGAGCTGGCCGGGGACCGTGACGCGCTCCTGACTGTCTGTACGACGTGTGGCACAGAGACCGGCCGCTACACCTGA
- a CDS encoding DUF5789 family protein, which translates to MRLLTEVQTAFESHTYPMTTDELVEANGDMVLELPNGTETLADALERSGPETFETAEDAMLTACSGMSSKAIGRVGYSDRDPIAMGEHGPEQVSF; encoded by the coding sequence ATGAGGCTACTGACAGAGGTTCAGACCGCGTTCGAATCGCACACGTACCCGATGACCACCGACGAGCTCGTCGAAGCGAACGGCGACATGGTCCTCGAGTTGCCCAACGGCACAGAGACGCTGGCCGACGCGCTGGAACGGTCGGGTCCCGAGACGTTCGAGACGGCCGAAGACGCGATGCTGACGGCGTGCTCGGGCATGTCGAGCAAGGCCATCGGCCGCGTCGGCTACTCCGACCGCGACCCAATCGCGATGGGCGAGCACGGTCCCGAACAGGTCTCGTTCTGA
- a CDS encoding DUF2391 domain-containing protein produces the protein MARRRRYRVSNTAQQVVGGFLLAGPFVVTEEVWVLAANMRFYHALLVAGIVFAIGYGALYEADEDREVEAEAEVAGIPIRFISLMVVSFGSVAVLALVFTAPNAFLVKGGVLTDPTRTDVALTTLKAVAVGAIFSVVGAATADSVF, from the coding sequence ATGGCACGCCGTCGCCGCTACCGCGTCTCCAACACCGCCCAGCAGGTGGTCGGCGGGTTCCTGCTGGCCGGCCCCTTCGTCGTCACCGAGGAGGTGTGGGTGCTGGCGGCGAACATGCGCTTCTACCACGCGCTGCTCGTCGCCGGCATCGTCTTCGCCATCGGCTACGGCGCCCTCTACGAGGCCGACGAGGACCGCGAGGTGGAGGCGGAAGCGGAGGTCGCCGGGATTCCCATCCGGTTCATCTCGCTGATGGTGGTCTCTTTCGGGTCCGTCGCGGTGCTCGCGCTGGTGTTCACCGCCCCGAACGCCTTCCTCGTCAAGGGCGGGGTCCTGACCGACCCAACGCGGACCGACGTGGCACTGACGACGCTGAAGGCCGTCGCCGTGGGCGCTATCTTCAGCGTCGTCGGCGCCGCAACCGCAGACAGCGTCTTCTGA
- a CDS encoding sulfurtransferase has protein sequence MTDYANDVLVSADWVSEHLAEFQSDDPAHRLVEVDVDTELYDESHAPGAIGWNWETDLQDQTTRDILSKEDFEALLGEAGITEDSTVVLYGDNSNWFAAYTYWQFKYYGHDDVKLLDGGREYWHENDYELTDEVPEFSTQEYHASGPRESIRAYREDVENAIERDVPLVDVRSPEEFSGEILAPPGLQETAQRGGHIPGARNISWAAVTNDDGTFKSYDELEALYGEEGITGDQTTVAYCRIGERSSVAWFALHELLGYDDTINYDGSWTEWGNLVGAPIEKGN, from the coding sequence ATGACTGATTACGCCAACGACGTGCTTGTCTCGGCCGACTGGGTCAGCGAGCACCTAGCGGAGTTCCAGAGCGACGACCCCGCCCACCGCCTGGTCGAGGTGGACGTCGACACGGAGCTGTACGACGAGAGCCACGCGCCCGGTGCCATCGGCTGGAACTGGGAGACGGACCTGCAGGACCAGACCACCCGCGACATCCTCTCGAAAGAGGACTTCGAGGCCCTGCTGGGCGAGGCCGGCATCACCGAGGACTCCACCGTAGTCCTCTACGGCGACAACTCCAACTGGTTCGCCGCCTACACCTACTGGCAGTTCAAGTACTACGGCCACGACGACGTCAAGCTCCTCGACGGCGGCCGCGAGTACTGGCACGAGAACGACTACGAGCTCACCGACGAGGTTCCGGAGTTCTCCACGCAGGAGTACCACGCCTCCGGCCCGCGCGAGTCCATCCGCGCCTACCGCGAGGACGTCGAGAACGCCATCGAGCGCGACGTCCCGCTCGTCGACGTCCGCTCGCCCGAGGAGTTCTCCGGCGAGATCCTCGCACCCCCCGGACTGCAGGAGACCGCCCAGCGCGGCGGCCACATCCCCGGCGCGCGCAACATCTCCTGGGCGGCCGTCACCAACGACGACGGCACGTTCAAGAGCTACGACGAACTGGAAGCGCTCTACGGCGAAGAGGGAATCACCGGCGACCAGACGACCGTCGCCTACTGCCGCATCGGCGAGCGCTCGTCGGTCGCCTGGTTCGCGCTCCACGAGCTGCTCGGGTACGACGACACCATCAACTACGACGGGTCCTGGACCGAGTGGGGGAACCTGGTCGGTGCGCCCATCGAGAAGGGTAACTGA
- a CDS encoding RAD55 family ATPase, with the protein MRLSTGVPGFDTLVEGGLLSNRLYVVSGPPGSGKTTFCSQFITQGAKEGESCLYVTMHETKSELMQDMAGYDFGFDRAMQSDAIQFLNLVTESGKRTITQFGSDGGLTNRLVAFIEHNDIQRVVIDSTMLLQHFMQDVDSEITGFLSALKQTEATTLLISEMTDPSSYSDEHYLAHGVVFFHNFLEKGSMTRGVQVIKMRGTAIDCDIRKIEFTDQGLNVSDEKVQT; encoded by the coding sequence ATGCGTCTCTCGACCGGTGTTCCCGGATTCGATACTCTCGTCGAAGGTGGCCTCCTCTCGAATCGGCTCTACGTCGTCAGCGGGCCACCCGGGAGCGGGAAGACTACGTTCTGCTCGCAGTTCATCACGCAGGGGGCCAAGGAGGGGGAGTCCTGTCTCTACGTCACCATGCACGAGACCAAGTCGGAACTCATGCAGGACATGGCCGGCTACGACTTCGGCTTCGACCGGGCGATGCAGTCCGACGCCATCCAGTTTCTCAACCTCGTCACCGAGAGCGGCAAGCGGACCATCACGCAGTTCGGCAGCGACGGCGGCCTGACGAACCGGCTGGTCGCGTTCATCGAGCACAACGACATCCAGCGGGTCGTCATCGACTCGACGATGCTGCTGCAGCACTTCATGCAGGACGTCGACAGCGAGATAACCGGCTTCCTCTCGGCGCTCAAGCAGACCGAAGCGACGACGCTGCTCATCTCCGAGATGACCGACCCCTCCTCCTACAGCGACGAGCACTATCTGGCCCACGGCGTCGTCTTCTTCCACAATTTCCTCGAGAAGGGGAGCATGACTCGCGGGGTCCAGGTCATCAAGATGCGCGGGACAGCCATCGACTGTGACATCCGCAAGATCGAGTTCACCGACCAGGGCCTGAACGTCTCGGACGAGAAGGTCCAGACGTAG
- a CDS encoding DUF7577 domain-containing protein — MQVWGWLLVYLVGFGLVQLLLYRRFGRRESTPRGNSQSAAPSGSLGPSASSVVECRHCGARNEAVRTVRYCQACVEPLD; from the coding sequence ATGCAGGTCTGGGGCTGGCTTCTGGTGTACCTCGTCGGGTTCGGACTCGTACAGCTACTGCTCTACCGACGCTTCGGCCGCCGTGAGTCGACACCGCGCGGGAACTCGCAGTCGGCCGCCCCATCGGGGTCGCTCGGTCCGTCGGCGTCGTCGGTCGTCGAGTGCCGCCACTGCGGCGCGCGAAACGAGGCCGTCCGGACCGTCCGATACTGTCAGGCCTGTGTCGAGCCCCTCGACTAA
- a CDS encoding class I SAM-dependent methyltransferase produces the protein MSVSDEFDEWAAAGKDRGMEDRHWHTAKHVLARMPVEEGDTVLDLGCGSGYAGRALKQTKGAGRAYGIDASPAMAENARSYTDDPDVGFLVGDFEHLPFADDSVDHCFSMEAFYYAGDPHAVLAEVARVLRPGGTFHCAVNYYEENVHSHHWDELVEVPMTRWSTAEYRAAFADAGLAVAVQDNVPDREIAIPPADAFPTEEWDTREAMVERYREYGTLVTVGVNR, from the coding sequence ATGAGCGTCAGCGACGAGTTCGACGAGTGGGCGGCCGCCGGCAAGGACCGCGGGATGGAGGACCGCCACTGGCACACGGCCAAGCACGTGCTGGCCCGGATGCCCGTCGAGGAAGGCGACACCGTCCTCGACCTTGGGTGTGGCAGCGGCTACGCCGGCCGTGCACTCAAGCAGACGAAAGGCGCCGGCCGGGCCTACGGCATCGACGCCTCGCCCGCGATGGCCGAGAACGCCCGCTCGTACACCGACGACCCCGACGTGGGCTTCCTGGTGGGGGACTTCGAACACCTGCCCTTTGCCGACGACAGCGTCGACCACTGCTTCTCGATGGAGGCGTTCTACTACGCGGGCGACCCACACGCCGTCCTCGCGGAGGTCGCGCGGGTCCTGCGCCCCGGCGGCACGTTCCACTGTGCGGTCAACTACTACGAGGAGAACGTCCACTCGCACCACTGGGACGAACTGGTCGAGGTGCCGATGACCCGTTGGAGCACCGCCGAGTACCGCGCGGCCTTCGCGGACGCGGGGCTGGCCGTGGCCGTCCAGGACAACGTCCCCGACCGAGAGATAGCGATTCCGCCGGCCGACGCCTTCCCCACGGAGGAGTGGGACACGCGCGAGGCGATGGTCGAGCGCTACCGCGAGTACGGCACCCTCGTCACCGTCGGCGTGAACCGCTAG
- a CDS encoding DUF7090 family protein encodes MEYTLAIDNTPDTVEGGTGILLLHPSTGATDRLDTDFLSTDTDAMLVISTRTTAREVEQKLEYYEVDESKATILDTLSVERGYTRRQSDGVKYVSAPDDLEGIVESTRTFLENHEGKLRISFDSVTELIYYADEERALSAVADILDLLEEYDAVGMFHLAQGVHDAETVERFREEFDGVIELTEDGTISSEF; translated from the coding sequence ATGGAGTACACGCTGGCCATCGACAACACGCCCGACACTGTCGAGGGCGGGACGGGGATTCTCCTCTTGCATCCGAGTACCGGCGCGACGGACCGACTGGACACCGACTTCCTCTCGACCGACACCGACGCGATGCTGGTCATCTCGACGCGGACGACCGCACGCGAGGTCGAACAGAAACTGGAGTACTACGAGGTCGACGAGTCGAAGGCGACCATCCTCGACACGCTCTCGGTCGAACGAGGCTACACCCGCCGGCAATCGGACGGGGTGAAGTACGTCTCGGCGCCCGACGACCTCGAGGGTATCGTCGAGAGCACCCGGACCTTCCTCGAGAACCACGAGGGGAAGCTGCGGATCAGCTTCGACTCCGTCACCGAGCTCATCTACTACGCCGACGAGGAGCGCGCCCTGTCGGCCGTCGCCGACATCCTCGACCTGCTCGAGGAGTACGACGCCGTGGGGATGTTCCACCTGGCCCAGGGCGTCCACGACGCCGAGACGGTCGAACGCTTCCGCGAGGAGTTCGACGGCGTCATCGAGCTCACGGAGGACGGGACGATAAGCAGCGAGTTCTGA
- a CDS encoding DUF7563 family protein: MPECQNCGNFVTAAYARVFTPNGVEKPRVCPQCEDKIRDGADVREARSTRRG; this comes from the coding sequence ATGCCGGAATGCCAGAACTGCGGTAATTTTGTAACGGCTGCCTATGCGCGTGTCTTCACACCGAACGGGGTCGAGAAGCCACGGGTCTGCCCCCAGTGCGAGGACAAGATTCGCGACGGTGCCGACGTCCGCGAGGCGCGGTCGACGCGACGCGGATAG
- a CDS encoding PHP domain-containing protein, translated as MVAADLHVHTTRSDGTLTLSSLPAAASRAGVDAVAVTDHDRLHPDLEAPLTTHDGLTVVSGVELRVDTGDQRLDLLGYGVDPTDALTAECARIQRDRRERGQRIIDRVEDRLGVSLDLEPRDGLGRPHIARAIADATDYTFQGAFDDLIGDDCPCYVERDVPRFERGRDLLADACGLVGLAHPFRYPDTPAALDHCASLDAVEYWYPYGRAVDDTMLDDAIEDYDLVPTGGSDAHGESVGETGLDERAWNLVREALDV; from the coding sequence ATGGTCGCCGCCGATTTACACGTCCACACGACGCGCTCGGACGGGACGCTGACGCTCTCGTCGCTCCCGGCCGCCGCGAGCCGCGCGGGGGTCGACGCGGTCGCCGTCACCGACCACGATCGACTCCACCCCGACCTCGAGGCGCCGCTCACGACCCACGACGGCCTGACCGTCGTCAGCGGCGTCGAGCTGCGGGTCGACACCGGCGACCAGCGACTCGACCTGCTTGGGTACGGCGTCGACCCGACCGACGCGCTCACAGCCGAGTGCGCCCGCATCCAGCGCGACCGCCGCGAGCGGGGCCAGCGAATCATCGACCGCGTCGAGGACCGCCTCGGCGTCTCGCTGGACCTCGAACCCCGCGACGGGCTGGGCCGTCCGCACATCGCCCGGGCCATCGCCGACGCGACCGACTACACGTTCCAGGGTGCGTTCGACGACCTCATCGGGGACGACTGCCCCTGTTACGTCGAGCGCGACGTCCCCCGCTTCGAGCGGGGCCGCGACCTGCTCGCCGACGCCTGTGGCCTCGTCGGCCTCGCACACCCGTTCCGTTATCCCGACACCCCGGCCGCGCTCGACCACTGCGCGTCGCTCGACGCCGTCGAATACTGGTACCCCTACGGCCGTGCCGTCGACGACACGATGCTCGATGACGCAATCGAAGACTACGACCTGGTCCCCACCGGCGGGAGCGACGCCCACGGCGAGTCCGTCGGTGAGACCGGCCTCGACGAACGGGCCTGGAACCTGGTCCGCGAGGCCCTCGACGTCTGA
- a CDS encoding sulfurtransferase — protein MTDIVSAEWAARHLDDLRVVDVRDAWEYDGLGHLPGAVNVPFDEFRAAEHGGSEGMLPTEATWTALLSAAGIDRESEVLAYDDHHGVFAARFLVTAELLGHDPDRLHLLDGDFSSWQQAHATTGEVPDVDPTEYVVERPAETPLVGADDVAAAIDDPDAVLVDTRDEAEYDAGHIPGAVLLDWRDLVDDETRGVLPRDDALAVLESAGLVPEKRVVLYCNTARRISHTYVVLRHLGFEAVAFYEGSLTEWEAQDRPVVAE, from the coding sequence ATGACCGATATCGTCTCCGCCGAGTGGGCTGCGCGGCACCTCGACGACCTCCGGGTCGTCGACGTCCGCGACGCCTGGGAGTACGACGGCCTCGGCCACCTGCCGGGCGCAGTGAACGTCCCGTTCGACGAGTTCCGCGCGGCCGAACACGGGGGGAGCGAGGGGATGTTGCCGACCGAGGCGACGTGGACGGCCCTCCTCTCTGCGGCCGGTATCGACCGTGAGAGCGAGGTGCTCGCCTACGACGACCACCACGGCGTCTTCGCCGCGCGCTTCCTCGTCACGGCGGAGTTGCTGGGCCACGACCCCGACCGCCTCCACCTGCTCGACGGCGACTTCTCCAGCTGGCAGCAGGCCCACGCGACGACGGGCGAGGTCCCCGACGTCGACCCGACGGAGTACGTCGTCGAACGGCCCGCCGAGACGCCGCTCGTGGGGGCCGACGACGTCGCTGCGGCTATCGACGACCCAGACGCCGTGCTGGTCGACACCCGTGACGAGGCCGAGTACGACGCGGGCCACATCCCCGGGGCCGTCCTGCTGGACTGGCGCGACCTGGTCGACGACGAGACCCGCGGCGTCCTGCCGCGCGATGACGCCCTCGCGGTGCTCGAATCGGCCGGCCTTGTCCCCGAGAAGCGCGTGGTCCTCTACTGCAACACCGCCCGGCGCATCAGCCACACCTACGTCGTCCTCCGACACCTGGGCTTCGAGGCCGTCGCGTTCTACGAGGGCAGCCTCACCGAGTGGGAGGCCCAGGACCGCCCGGTCGTCGCCGAGTGA